GTTGGGGCGCCAGGCGCACGGACGTGGCTCACTACGATGCGTCGGGCTGAAGCCACGCGGGAGGACGGGGAGACAATGTCGCAGCCGCCGAGCGCCCAGGACCAGGAACGCCGCTACGGCGAGCTGCTGAACCAGGTCGGGGCGGCACTGCTGGAAGCCGTGCCCGCGGGCTGGCGTCGCCTGGACCTGATCACGAAGATCGTCCTCGGGGCGCAGAGCTCCGCGCTCACCGTGATCATGCAGGACGGCTCCTCCGCGCAGTTCGCGCCACCGCCGGGGGCGACGCGCGCGATGGCCGAGCTGCGCCACGTGATGTACCGGCCGGAGCTGGGCGCGTGGTTGTCCGTGCGCTACGTGGTCAACCCGCCCGGTGAGTTCCGCGTCTTCTACAACTACGAGCACGATCCACTGTGGACACCGCCGGTCCCGCCCGGCGTGTACGCGCAGGACCTCACGACCTACCCCAGGCCGGAGGAACGCGTCCCGGACTGGCTCAGGGCGCTGCTGGGCAGACCGCCGATGCCGCCGCGCACCAGGCCGTTCGGCATCGAGGCGCAACGCGAGGCCCAGCGCAGGATCGGCGACCTGCTCGTGATGCACGCGCCCGCTGACCGCGAGCAGATCCGCGCGGTCTACCGGGCGGTGGGCAACCACGCGGAACTGGTGGGGCACATCCTCGGCATCGACGGCCGGCTACGGGACTGGGAACCGCCGCACCGGCTCGCGGGGCTGTTCGCGCAGCTGCGCAAGGACACCTACCGCGACGGCGTCGGCACGTGGACCGCGGCACGGCTCGTCATCGAGTACCCGATCAAGACCACGATCAACTACGACTTCGACGAACAGACGCGCTGGCGGCGGACCCCGCACCGCACGGACGTGCTCGACGAGCTGGAGATGTTCCCGAGGGCTCCGGAGAGGGTCCCCGCGTGGATGAAGACGTTGCTGCCCAACGCGGAGCGCGTCGCGGAGGTCGCTCCGCTGTTCAAGCGCGCGCGCATCTTCGACCACCGTGACGCCGACGGCCGCCCCGTGGTCAACCGCCCTCCGGTGCCCGAGGAGGAGCGCGCGAGGGTGCTGGACTACCTCAACAAGGCCCACGTGCTCGTCGTCGGACGCGGCTTCTCCCGTGATCTGTTCGTCCCCTCCAGCACGCCGGACGTGCCCGAGGGTTTCCACACCGACGGCCGGTGGATCTGGTCCGCCTCGGTGCCGCACTACCTTGCCAAGCACGGGGTCCCGCTGGAGCCGGAGTTCCTCGCGCACCTGCGCGAGCGCGGCTACGCCCTACCCCGGCTCGACGAGGAGACCTCCGGCGCCGCCTACACCGCGCTGACCGGAGAAATCCCCGTCACGAAGCCGAAACCGGCCGAGCTGAGCGATCGTGACCGCCGAGTTCTCGCGCTCGTCGAGCAGCGGCTGAGCGAGCTGGGCGCGGTGTCCGAGGCGTACCGGCTGCTCTCCGCCGCGGAGGGCGCGCTGTGCCTGGAGCGCATCGAGGACGCGTGGCAGGTCGCGGACTACGAGCGCGGCAAAGCTCGCAACCCGCACCGCTTCGGCGAGCTGCGCGACGCGGGTGCCTACCTGATCGGCACCCTGGTCATGGCCCCGTCCAGCCTGCGCGCCGGGGGACGGGATCTCAACACCGCGCGGGCGCTCAACGACTGGCCCGTCCAGCCGCTCGCGGGTGAGCCGCCGCTGACGCTGCTCACCGGCAAGCGCATCGTGGTCCTGATGCCCGGCAAGGAGATCGAGCGCTACGGCGCGCCAACGGGCAACCTCACGTTCGCGGCGGGGACGGAGTTCGGCGCGATGTCACTTCGGGCGGAACGGTTCAACGAAGGGCCTCGCTGCTACCGGATCGCCCGCGAGCTGCGTGTGCTGACCGGACAGGCTGTGCCATGGCACGAGCAGCCCGGCGGCGGAACCGCCTACCTGCTGCCGAAAGCCGTCGAGGAGCACTTGGCCGACGGGAGCCTGATCGCCCTCAGCTAGCGCCGCCGGTGAAGTTCGGGTCATCGCGAAGCGTCACGTCTTCAGCTGTTCCACCTCGCGTAGATGCGGTGCAGACACTGGCCATCGTCGAGTTCGAGCGTGTGCACCAGGTTCAGCTCAGGGTGTAGGTCCGCTCGGAAAAGGGCTGGTAGAGCCAGAAGTAGCCGATCGTGGTGCTGAGGTCGGTGCGCTCGCGAGGGTCGTGCGTCCAGCGCGAGCGCGCGGATCGCCGCAGCACCTCGCCCCAGTACCGGGAGGCGCCGTCGACGAACTGCGTGTCGGCCTGGAACCGTTCCAGCACGGGGACTTCCCGGAACACCGCCGCGTGAGCGCGTCCGCTGATCCAGTGCTGAAGTCCCAGTCGCCCCCGCCGCCGTAGCGGGCGACCCGTGCGGGGAACTCGCGCTCGCGGCGGGCCAGCCAGGCCTCCAGCTCCGAGGACGGCACGGGCAGTCCGACGTCCGGGTTCGGAGTGGGGACCTCGGTCGGTTCCCACTCGGAATCGGTGCGCGCGTGCTGCCGCACCACGCGTTCCCATTCGCGGTGCAACCGCTGGAACTCCTCACCGGTGCGGCGCGCGACCGCGGTGAGCACGAGGCCCGCCGGCGAGATGTCGGCGAGATCCAGTGCCGGGTCGGGGACGATGACCGGGACTCCCTCGGTCACGGCCCAGCAGCCGCCGGCGACGTGCAGCAGGACCTCACCGAGTACGCGGCGGCGAACTCGGCCAAGGACCACACGTCGGGGTCTGCCGGTTCCTCCGCGTCGTCGACGCGGCCGAGCACCGCGGCCTCGAGTTCGGCGAGAGACCTCAGGGAGAAGTCCAGATCGGCCTCGCCGGCGAGCTGGTCACCGAGCTGGTCGATCATGATGTGCACGTTTTCGGCCCAGTCACGTACGTCCACAGTGGTCGATGTAGGGCGCGGCGCCACAGGGTGTCGCGCTCGACATCATCGACCGGCTGTCCCGGCGCGGGACTCGCGAGCGCCGACAACCCCGCTGGGCTAGGTGAAGGTGGGAATCGGCAGGTGAGGGCCGAGGTAGCCGATGTAGAGGGTGCCGGTGGTGACGAGGTCGTCGTAGTAGTGGAGCCGGGGCGCCGGCGGCTGCCAGCGTTCGATGCGTACGTGGGCCTGGTGGAGGGCTTCGCCGCTGGGGTCGGTGTCCCGGGAGACGGGGAACACCCTGGCGCGGTAGGCGCGGGTGTCGGCGAGCGTTGTGGCTGATTCGGTGGGGGCGACGAGCGAGGGGGAGAGGGCCGCGCCGGGTTGTCCGCTGCGGAGGAAGGCGACGAAGTTGTCCGGGCGCTCGTGCGTCGCGGCGCTGCGCGCGTAGTGGTTGAGGCTGGTGAGGGCGTCCCAGGTGCGTCTGCGCCAGGCCGAGGCTTTGTGGTGGTCGTCGAGGACTTCCGCCGAGCGCGGGTCGGCCGTGATCGTCAGGGAGGTCAGTTCGTGGCGGGCGGCTTCGAGGAGTTCGGCGAAGCTGTCGAACTCGCGTTCGGAGGCCGGTGTTTCCGGGGTGAAGTCCGGTTGTGCGGCGGCGAGGAGGCCGCGGGTGCGGGCGAGTTCGCGGATGAGGGTGTCGCGTTCGGTTTCGAGGTCGTCGCGTTCGACGGTGCGTTCGTCGAGCTGGTGGTAGGCCTGCTGAAGCTGGTCTTCCAACTCTGCGACACTGCCGGGTGGCTGAGGGCTGGCGCGGTGTGCTTGTTCGGCCGCGGCCCGGGCGGCATCGCGTTCGGTGAGAGCCGCCTGGCGTTGCTGCTGGGCGATGCGCAGCTGGGCGTCCCGTTCGCTCAGCTGCGCGCGCAGGTGTTCCAGTTCGTGTAGCCGGGTGTAGTCGAGCAGCGGTCGCCTGGGGCTGGCCGCGCTGTCCCACCACTGGGCGATCGCGGAGTTGCGAATCCACACCCACGGCGGGTCCCGGTACGCGCGGCGATGCAGCAGCATCGCCACCGCCTCGTCGAGAGCCGGGTCGTCGGGTGCGAACACGCGCGTCCGCAGAGCGCTGTCGGGGGGTGGCAGAAGACGAAGCTTGCCCGCGGGCAAGCCGGGGATCGGCGGTGTCTGGTCGGCCAGGCGCGTGCGGGACGCCTCGCTGAGGATGACCACGTTGAGCAGTCCCGGCAAGGGACGCGGGACGGGTTGGGCGGTGTCGCTGGTGAGCAGCAGGGCGAAGGTGCGCTCCGGTTGAACGATCGTGTTGGCGATCACGCCGAGCAGCGCTTGGGCGAGCAGGCCGTTGAGGGCGTCTGTGTCCATGGACAGTTGCGATGTGTCCATCGGTTCGTCGTCAAGCGCCGTACCGCTGTCGCCGCGGCAGACATCGGCGACCTGGAGCAGGCCGAGGCGGTGGATCGGCGCGACGTCGCGGACCGACCAGGGACGGGTTGCCGAGTGCAACAGCAGCCACCACAGGCGAGGAGGTGCCGGATCGTCCTGGAGCACGAGCAGGGCACGGCTCTCGGCACCGTCGTCTTCCTTCCACCGGGCCTCGACACGCCACAGGCCCTCGGTGCACCCGATGGTGTCGGGGTCGATGTCGACGCTGGTCCCGGCGGCCCGCTCGGCCAGCACGGTGATGAGGCGCTCCGCGGAGATCCCGCCCGCAGCAACGAGATCTCCGTGCTGCCACATCCGCCACATCGGCCCACACCTTCCAAGGTCCGCCCCAGCCGCGCCGTGATCGCTCGGCTGCAGGAGTTGTAGCAGAGCGACAACGGCGCGTACCCCCGTGCTCATCCCGGCAGGCCGTGTTCGGGCAACCAGCCCTTCCTCGTGCGAGGGCTCCGAGGGGACAGCTGACGCAGGGCTTCCGGTGAGATGACGCTGAGCGGTCTGTGGACCCGGCCGGCTGATCCGGTCTATCAGGTGCGGGGACGGCGTCCTGGCGGTTCGGTGTTCGTGGCGTCGGCGATGGCGCGGCCGAGGCGGCGACCGACGGCCGCCATGTCCTCGCCCCGCCGGATGGTGAAGGCCACTCGTCCGCCGGCGTCCACGTGGTCGCGTCCGCGTGGTGGCAGTGCAGCTGCGGCAGGTCTGGTGATCGCTCGCGCGGCTGGTCGATGAGGGAGCCGGAGACGTCGAGGGCGTCGACGAGGCCCCGCGGCCCGACCGCCCGCGCCGCGGGGAGGGCGCGAGTGCCGACGGGCACGTTCCGGGCGGTGCGTCAGGCGTGCTCGTGGAAGTCGGACAGGTCCCATTCCGGCAGCGGGTCCTCCAGGGTCCGCCAGAGGGAGGGGCCTGCCTCGATCTCCTCGTCGGTCAGCAACGCCGGGTCCAGGCGACGGCGCGGCTCGTCGCGGTCGAGCTGCACGCCGATGAAGACCAGCTCCTGCCGGGCAGTCGGGGAGGTCAGCAGCTGCCCCGGTTCCAAGGTGAGGTTGGGGCCCGCCTGCGACCACACCGCGAGCACGTCCGGCCGGGTGGCGATGTGGCAGAAACCCTTGCTGCGCAACACGCCGTCCCAGTCGTCCAGTGCCGCCACCAGGCGCGCCGGGTGGAACGGACGGGACGCGCGGTAGGTGACCGAGCGGATCCCGTACTCCTCGGTCTCCGGGGTGTGGCCGCCCGCCAGTTCCTCCGCCCAGCCGGGAGTCCGGGCCGCGGTGATCGGGTCGTAGCGACCGGTGTCGAGGACCTCGGCCAGGTCCACGACGCCTCGCCGGGTGCGGAGCAGCCGGGCGGCGGGGTTGAGCCTGCGCAGCACGGCGTCGAGCCTCGCCAGCTGCTCGGCTGTCACCAGGTCGGTCTTGTTCACCACCAGCAGGTCGGCGAACTCGACCTGATCCACCAGCAGGTCCGAGATCGTCCGCTCGTCCTCGTCGGCGGCAGCCATCTCGCGCTCGCCCAGCCGGTCTCCGGCGACCAGTTCGCGCAGGAAGCCCGCCGCGTCCACGACGGTCACCATCGTGTCGAGCCGGGCGTGGTCGGACAGGCTCGTGCCGTCCTCGAAGGTCCAGTCGAAGGTCGCGGCCACCGGCATGGGTTCGGAGATCCCGGTGGACTCGATCAGGATCGCGTCGAACCGGCCCGCCCTGGCCAGTTCGCCGACGCTGTCGAGGAGGTCCTCTCGCAGCGTGCAGCAGATGCAGCCGTTGGTGAGTTCGATCAGCCGCTCGCTGGTGCGGTCGAGCCTGCCCTGCCCGGCCACCAGGGCGGCGTCGATGTTGACCTCGCTCATGTCGTTGACGATCACCGCGACCCGCCGTCCCTCGCGGTTGGCCAGCACGTGGTTGAGCAGCGTGGTCTTGCCGGAGCCGAGGAACCCCGACAGTACGGTCACGGGAACGCGTTGAGTCACACGCACATGATAATCATATTCAGTACAGCATCCGCATGGCGGCACCCTCGGAAGGCGGGCCCGTTCCGCACGGGGGCTCCGTCAGCGCGCCGCAGTGCGGGAGATCTGCGGAGGTGTCGGCGATCAGGCAGGTCGTCGGCGTCCCGGTTCGTGCCCGCGGGGGCTGCTAGAGAAGCTGTCCCCGGTATCCCGCGACGATTTCCGTGTTGATCACCACGGCGGGGTTGGCCGGTTCATGGCCTGGTGGGGACGGGGCCGCGGGAGCGGACAGTGTGGTCGTGTCCGAGTCGTTGTCAGTCACGCGCGCGTGACCGGTCACTGTCACCCACCAGCCCAGCCCTGTTTCCGGGTCGAACTCGTCGGCCTCGAAGGACACCACTGTGTTGTCCGCCGCAGTGGTCAGCCTGCTGTGTTCGCCGATTCGCAGGACGATTCTGCCTTCGCGCATGTGGAACTTGGTCGGCAGGACGCACGGCAGTACCTGGTGGGTGTAGACCAAGCGACCCCATTGCGCGTCCTGCAGCAGTGACAGGCACTCGTGGAAGTCGAGGGGCTTGGTCGTGCGTGCCTCCAGCATCATGACGTGCTGCTGTCCGTCGTGGCCATGCACCTCTCCTGTTCGTGACGCTGAGCGTTCGAGATCTTGTAGTTTCTCGCGACCGGTGACCTGGTGCGCGTGCCGAAAGTCCTTTCTGCTCTGGTCTTTCGGCAGTGCGACGGTCGCCGGCCAGTACTGCCTGGCACAGCTTCAGCGTGACCTGCTCAGGGGTGTTTTCGCTGAAGGGTCGGTGCCGCGCTGTCCTCTCCGGTGAAGAGGTCCTGCTCGACCTGGTCGGCCTCCCAGCGCTGCTGATGAGCGTTGTCCTCTGGTCCTCGGTGTGGATCAGGAGGTTCCGGAGACCTCCTGTAGCCAGTCGTCGAGCGTGGCGAGGTCGGTGTCGGTGAGACCGAGTGCGGAATCGACGCGGTGGAGCAGGGCCCTTCCTCGGTGCTGTGCCGCCACCCATGCGCGGTCGAGGTCGCTGATCTCGTCGTCGACCCAGACGAAGGGGCGGCCGGCCGCGGTCTCGACCAGAGTCCGCGTCTTCCAGTGCAGCACGCCCGCCTCGTCCTCTTCCGGCGCGTCCGGCAGGCCGGCCACTGGCAGTTGCGGCAGGCCGAG
The window above is part of the Allokutzneria albata genome. Proteins encoded here:
- a CDS encoding HAD domain-containing protein, coding for MAKPAQRPLLFLDVDGTVLPYGGAQLPSTLEQWGKWQHPSNPQLAKVAPGHGPRLLTLPCDLMWATAWMHDANTVIAPLLGLPQLPVAGLPDAPEEDEAGVLHWKTRTLVETAAGRPFVWVDDEISDLDRAWVAAQHRGRALLHRVDSALGLTDTDLATLDDWLQEVSGTS
- a CDS encoding TNT domain-containing protein, whose translation is MSQPPSAQDQERRYGELLNQVGAALLEAVPAGWRRLDLITKIVLGAQSSALTVIMQDGSSAQFAPPPGATRAMAELRHVMYRPELGAWLSVRYVVNPPGEFRVFYNYEHDPLWTPPVPPGVYAQDLTTYPRPEERVPDWLRALLGRPPMPPRTRPFGIEAQREAQRRIGDLLVMHAPADREQIRAVYRAVGNHAELVGHILGIDGRLRDWEPPHRLAGLFAQLRKDTYRDGVGTWTAARLVIEYPIKTTINYDFDEQTRWRRTPHRTDVLDELEMFPRAPERVPAWMKTLLPNAERVAEVAPLFKRARIFDHRDADGRPVVNRPPVPEEERARVLDYLNKAHVLVVGRGFSRDLFVPSSTPDVPEGFHTDGRWIWSASVPHYLAKHGVPLEPEFLAHLRERGYALPRLDEETSGAAYTALTGEIPVTKPKPAELSDRDRRVLALVEQRLSELGAVSEAYRLLSAAEGALCLERIEDAWQVADYERGKARNPHRFGELRDAGAYLIGTLVMAPSSLRAGGRDLNTARALNDWPVQPLAGEPPLTLLTGKRIVVLMPGKEIERYGAPTGNLTFAAGTEFGAMSLRAERFNEGPRCYRIARELRVLTGQAVPWHEQPGGGTAYLLPKAVEEHLADGSLIALS
- a CDS encoding GTP-binding protein, encoding MTVLSGFLGSGKTTLLNHVLANREGRRVAVIVNDMSEVNIDAALVAGQGRLDRTSERLIELTNGCICCTLREDLLDSVGELARAGRFDAILIESTGISEPMPVAATFDWTFEDGTSLSDHARLDTMVTVVDAAGFLRELVAGDRLGEREMAAADEDERTISDLLVDQVEFADLLVVNKTDLVTAEQLARLDAVLRRLNPAARLLRTRRGVVDLAEVLDTGRYDPITAARTPGWAEELAGGHTPETEEYGIRSVTYRASRPFHPARLVAALDDWDGVLRSKGFCHIATRPDVLAVWSQAGPNLTLEPGQLLTSPTARQELVFIGVQLDRDEPRRRLDPALLTDEEIEAGPSLWRTLEDPLPEWDLSDFHEHA
- a CDS encoding pyridoxamine 5'-phosphate oxidase family protein; this translates as MHGHDGQQHVMMLEARTTKPLDFHECLSLLQDAQWGRLVYTHQVLPCVLPTKFHMREGRIVLRIGEHSRLTTAADNTVVSFEADEFDPETGLGWWVTVTGHARVTDNDSDTTTLSAPAAPSPPGHEPANPAVVINTEIVAGYRGQLL